A genomic stretch from Sphingomonas faeni includes:
- a CDS encoding DUF3297 family protein — MTDTPNTPETEAAATPAATGDTPPDRLSINQRSPFFQQDLLERGIGIRFKDKVRHDVEEYCISEGWIRVALGKKVDRNGNPLTLKLVGPVEAWFERPATSDTDEG, encoded by the coding sequence ATGACCGACACGCCCAACACGCCCGAGACCGAAGCCGCCGCCACCCCGGCCGCAACCGGCGACACGCCCCCCGATCGCCTCTCGATCAACCAGCGCAGCCCGTTCTTCCAGCAGGACCTGCTCGAACGCGGCATCGGCATCCGCTTCAAGGACAAGGTCCGCCACGACGTCGAGGAATATTGCATCTCGGAAGGCTGGATCCGAGTCGCACTCGGCAAGAAGGTGGACCGCAACGGCAATCCCCTGACGCTGAAGCTCGTCGGCCCGGTAGAGGCCTGGTTCGAGCGCCCTGCCACGTCAGATACAGACGAAGGCTGA
- the ligA gene encoding NAD-dependent DNA ligase LigA, whose product MPDLPATETEAAAELETLAAQIAYHNARYHTDDAPEISDAEYDALVRRNTAIEAAFPGAVRSDSPSRTVGAAPAGHLAKVAHAKAMMSLDNAFADEEVEEFVARVRRFLKLAEDAPVALTAEPKIDGLSCSLRYEDGRLVQALTRGDGQVGEDVTANVRTIGDIPQQLNGEAPAIFEVRGEVYMAKDDFAALNARLLAEAEETGKDARQFANPRNAAAGSLRQKDATVTASRTLRFLAHGWGEASVVPGETQAEVVDTLRGWGFPIADAFARVEGTAAALDVYRRIEAERADLPFDIDGVVYKVDRLDWQARLGQVAKAPRWAIAHKFPAERAQTLLERIDIQVGRTGAMTPVARLSPVTVGGVVVTNATLHNADEIERLGVRPGDRVLVQRAGDVIPQIVENLTPDAEREAYVFPHTCPECGSAAEREEGEVVYRCTGGLICPAQRVERLIHFASRHAFDIGGLGQTLIEAFFRDGLIESPADIFRLTEEQLAARKKDGRVWAAKVIAAIEQKRTIPLDRFLFSLGIRHVGEITARDLARRYVSARALGSVLRHAVFLRGQIEPVMGEPERKFVLRRDKLLVGAIETAGIGPEVASALVGFCAEPHNRRVVFDLLREVKPADVIHETRESPVTGEILVFTGSLETLSRDEAKAQAEALGARVAASVSSKTGLVIAGPGAGSKLKKATDLGIRVITEAEWAEIVTAS is encoded by the coding sequence ATGCCCGACCTTCCCGCGACCGAGACCGAAGCCGCCGCCGAGCTGGAGACGCTCGCCGCGCAGATCGCGTATCATAATGCGCGCTATCATACCGACGACGCGCCCGAGATCAGCGATGCCGAGTATGACGCGCTGGTGCGGCGCAACACGGCGATCGAGGCGGCGTTTCCGGGCGCGGTGCGGAGCGATTCGCCGAGCCGGACTGTGGGTGCGGCACCCGCCGGGCATCTGGCAAAGGTCGCGCATGCCAAGGCGATGATGAGCCTCGACAACGCGTTCGCGGACGAGGAGGTCGAGGAGTTCGTAGCGCGCGTGCGCCGGTTCCTGAAGCTGGCGGAGGATGCACCGGTGGCGCTGACCGCGGAGCCGAAGATCGACGGGTTGTCGTGTTCGCTGCGGTATGAGGACGGGCGGCTGGTTCAGGCGCTGACGCGGGGCGATGGGCAGGTCGGCGAAGATGTCACCGCCAATGTGCGGACCATTGGCGATATTCCTCAACAGCTGAACGGCGAAGCACCCGCGATCTTTGAGGTTCGCGGCGAGGTTTATATGGCGAAGGACGACTTCGCCGCCTTGAACGCGCGCCTGCTCGCCGAGGCCGAAGAGACCGGCAAGGACGCGCGGCAGTTCGCCAATCCGCGCAACGCCGCCGCGGGGTCGTTGCGCCAGAAGGATGCGACGGTGACCGCGAGCCGGACGCTGCGATTCCTCGCACATGGCTGGGGCGAGGCGAGCGTCGTGCCGGGCGAGACCCAGGCCGAGGTCGTCGACACCTTGCGCGGTTGGGGCTTTCCGATCGCCGATGCGTTCGCGCGGGTCGAAGGAACGGCGGCGGCGCTCGACGTGTATCGGCGGATCGAAGCCGAGCGCGCGGACCTGCCGTTCGACATCGACGGCGTGGTCTACAAGGTCGATCGGCTCGACTGGCAGGCGCGGCTCGGCCAGGTTGCCAAGGCGCCGCGCTGGGCGATCGCGCACAAATTCCCCGCCGAGCGCGCACAGACGTTGCTCGAACGGATCGATATCCAGGTCGGGCGGACCGGCGCGATGACCCCGGTTGCGAGGCTGTCGCCCGTGACCGTCGGGGGTGTCGTCGTGACCAACGCGACGCTGCACAACGCCGACGAAATCGAGCGACTCGGCGTGCGGCCGGGCGACCGCGTGCTCGTCCAGCGCGCCGGCGACGTGATTCCGCAAATCGTCGAGAATTTGACGCCGGACGCCGAACGCGAGGCGTATGTCTTCCCGCACACCTGCCCCGAATGCGGGTCCGCCGCCGAGCGCGAAGAGGGCGAGGTCGTCTATCGCTGCACCGGGGGGCTGATCTGTCCGGCGCAGCGAGTCGAACGGCTGATCCACTTCGCCTCGCGCCACGCGTTCGACATCGGCGGGCTCGGCCAGACGCTGATCGAGGCATTCTTCCGCGACGGGCTGATCGAGTCGCCCGCGGATATCTTCCGCCTGACCGAGGAGCAGCTCGCCGCGCGGAAGAAGGACGGGCGCGTGTGGGCCGCCAAGGTCATCGCGGCGATCGAGCAGAAGCGGACGATCCCGCTCGATCGGTTCCTGTTCTCGCTCGGCATCCGCCACGTCGGCGAGATTACCGCGCGTGACCTCGCGCGACGGTATGTGTCGGCGCGCGCGCTCGGCTCGGTGTTGCGCCACGCGGTATTCCTGCGCGGCCAGATCGAGCCCGTGATGGGCGAACCAGAGCGCAAGTTCGTTCTCCGCCGCGACAAGCTCCTGGTCGGCGCGATCGAGACCGCGGGGATCGGCCCCGAAGTGGCGAGTGCGCTGGTCGGATTCTGCGCCGAACCGCACAACCGCCGAGTCGTGTTCGACCTGTTGCGCGAAGTGAAGCCCGCAGATGTCATCCACGAAACCCGCGAGTCGCCGGTGACGGGCGAGATCCTGGTCTTCACGGGCAGCCTCGAAACGCTGAGCCGCGACGAGGCCAAGGCGCAGGCCGAAGCGCTCGGCGCGCGGGTGGCGGCTTCGGTGTCGAGCAAGACGGGGTTGGTGATCGCGGGCCCCGGTGCAGGGTCGAAGCTGAAAAAAGCCACGGATCTCGGCATTCGCGTCATTACAGAAGCTGAATGGGCTGAGATCGTTACTGCAAGCTAA
- a CDS encoding sensor histidine kinase, whose translation MANSSAPHPGSSALNSARRLPFTARPFFENKARAFWILQAVGWSGYLLLRGVVSISNGLSLDGVIPVIVEAIVGYCITLLLSTMYGQYRRMNRLVGIFLTIATLAAATFLYAVLDAFTFSFIATATPGVTLTRLLGSVYVTFTVLFGWSALYFGINFYLIVEQQIDQMEHLENQASSAQLAMLRYQLNPHFLFNTLNSISTLVLLKQTERANAMLSRLSSFLRYTLANEPTAHVTVAQEVDQLKLYLEIEKMRFEDRMRPKFDIDPRAERARLPSLLLQPLVENAIKYAVTPQEEGAEICVEVRLAGERVQIAVSDTGPGLIEGRIGSSHSTGVGLANIRDRLAQAYGPDHRFETRSTPAGGFSVEIEIPYQLEDVNREAA comes from the coding sequence ATGGCTAATTCTTCCGCCCCGCACCCTGGCTCCTCCGCCTTGAACTCCGCCCGGCGACTGCCCTTCACGGCGCGGCCGTTCTTCGAGAACAAGGCGCGGGCGTTCTGGATTTTGCAGGCGGTCGGGTGGAGCGGGTACCTGCTGTTGCGCGGGGTGGTGTCGATCTCGAACGGCCTGTCACTCGACGGGGTGATCCCGGTGATCGTCGAGGCGATCGTCGGGTATTGCATCACGCTGCTGCTCTCGACGATGTACGGCCAGTATCGGCGGATGAACCGGCTTGTCGGGATCTTCCTGACGATCGCGACGCTGGCCGCCGCGACGTTCCTGTATGCGGTGCTCGACGCGTTCACCTTCTCGTTCATCGCGACCGCGACGCCGGGCGTGACTCTCACGCGGCTGCTCGGGTCGGTGTACGTCACCTTTACCGTGCTGTTCGGGTGGTCGGCGCTGTATTTCGGGATCAATTTCTACCTGATCGTCGAGCAACAGATCGACCAAATGGAGCATCTGGAGAACCAGGCGTCGTCGGCGCAGCTGGCGATGCTGCGCTATCAGCTCAACCCGCATTTCCTGTTCAACACGCTGAACTCGATCTCGACCTTGGTGCTGCTCAAGCAGACCGAGCGGGCGAATGCGATGCTGAGCCGGCTGTCGTCGTTCCTGCGCTATACGCTGGCGAACGAGCCGACCGCGCACGTCACCGTCGCGCAGGAGGTGGACCAGCTGAAGCTGTATCTGGAGATCGAGAAGATGCGCTTCGAGGATCGGATGCGGCCGAAGTTCGACATCGATCCGCGTGCCGAACGCGCCCGGCTGCCGTCGCTGCTGCTCCAACCGCTCGTCGAAAACGCGATCAAATATGCCGTCACGCCGCAGGAGGAAGGCGCCGAAATTTGCGTCGAAGTGCGGCTCGCCGGGGAACGCGTGCAGATCGCCGTATCCGATACCGGTCCGGGCTTGATCGAGGGCCGGATCGGTTCAAGCCATTCGACAGGCGTGGGGCTCGCTAATATTAGAGACAGGTTGGCTCAGGCATATGGGCCCGACCACCGTTTCGAAACGCGCTCCACGCCCGCTGGCGGCTTCTCGGTCGAGATCGAGATTCCGTATCAGCTTGAAGACGTGAACAGAGAGGCCGCATGA
- a CDS encoding ABC-F family ATP-binding cassette domain-containing protein codes for MLNLNNITVRLGGRVILDGATAALPPGSRVGLIGRNGAGKSTMVRVIAGQLEPDDGSADMPKGARIGYLAQEAPHGVKTPFETVLEADLERAALMIESETSEDPDRLGDVYERLIAIDAYTAPARAAQILLGLGFDEDMQARTLDSFSGGWKMRVALAALLFSQPDLLLLDEPSNHLDLEAVMWLEDFLKGYKATIVVVSHERDFLNNVVDHILHLQGGKITLYPGGYDAFERQRAERLAQIEAARANQAVQREKLQEYIAKNSARASTAKQAQSRQKMLSKMQPIAESYNDPTLSFGFPNPTELRPPLITLDMATVGYADVPILKRLNMRLDPDDRVALLGRNGNGKTTLARLLAAQLTPMDGEMSSSGKMKVGYFTQYQVEELDPTDSPIEHMSHLMKGATPAAVRAQLGRFGFSGDKATTRVGKLSGGERARLALALITRDAPHLLILDEPTNHLDVDAREALVQALNAYTGAVVLVSHDRHMLELTADRLVLVDDGTAKEFDGSLDDYIAFVLKGDGGKGDAASKADKKAGKKAAADAKSNDAALRKALREIEEQTAKFTKERNALDRAMVDPASAEPRFSRMSMGDLSKRRAEVHAKLEASEAKWLEASEALEGVAA; via the coding sequence ATGCTGAATCTGAACAATATCACGGTGCGCCTGGGCGGACGCGTTATCCTCGATGGCGCCACGGCTGCGTTGCCGCCGGGCTCGCGCGTCGGGCTGATCGGGCGCAACGGCGCGGGCAAGTCGACGATGGTGCGCGTGATCGCAGGGCAGCTGGAGCCGGACGACGGTTCCGCCGACATGCCGAAGGGCGCGCGGATCGGGTATCTCGCGCAGGAGGCGCCGCACGGCGTGAAGACGCCGTTCGAGACGGTGCTCGAAGCCGACCTGGAACGCGCCGCGCTGATGATCGAGAGCGAGACGAGCGAGGATCCCGACCGGCTCGGCGACGTGTACGAGCGGCTGATCGCGATCGACGCGTACACCGCGCCCGCGCGCGCCGCGCAGATCCTGCTCGGGCTCGGGTTCGACGAGGATATGCAGGCGCGCACGCTCGACAGCTTCTCGGGTGGCTGGAAGATGCGCGTGGCGCTCGCCGCCCTGCTGTTCTCGCAGCCGGACCTGCTGCTGCTCGACGAGCCTTCGAACCATCTCGATCTCGAAGCAGTGATGTGGCTCGAGGACTTCCTCAAGGGCTACAAGGCGACGATCGTGGTGGTCAGCCACGAGCGCGATTTCCTCAACAACGTGGTCGATCACATCCTGCATCTGCAGGGCGGCAAGATCACGCTGTATCCGGGCGGCTACGATGCGTTCGAGCGGCAGCGGGCCGAGCGGCTCGCGCAGATCGAGGCGGCCCGCGCCAACCAGGCGGTGCAGCGCGAGAAGCTGCAGGAATATATCGCGAAAAATAGCGCCCGCGCTTCCACGGCGAAGCAGGCGCAGTCGCGGCAGAAGATGCTGTCGAAGATGCAGCCGATCGCCGAGAGCTATAACGATCCGACGCTGTCATTCGGCTTCCCCAACCCGACCGAGTTGCGTCCACCTTTGATCACGCTCGACATGGCGACCGTGGGTTACGCCGACGTGCCGATACTGAAGCGGCTCAACATGCGGCTCGATCCCGACGACCGGGTCGCGCTGCTCGGGCGCAACGGCAACGGCAAGACCACGCTCGCGCGGCTGCTGGCGGCGCAGTTGACGCCGATGGACGGCGAGATGTCGTCGTCGGGCAAGATGAAGGTCGGGTATTTCACCCAGTATCAGGTTGAGGAACTCGATCCGACCGATTCGCCGATCGAGCATATGTCGCATCTGATGAAGGGGGCGACGCCGGCGGCCGTCCGCGCGCAGTTGGGGCGGTTCGGGTTCTCGGGTGACAAGGCGACGACGCGGGTCGGCAAGTTGTCGGGTGGCGAGCGCGCGCGTCTGGCGCTGGCGCTGATCACGCGGGATGCGCCGCATCTGCTAATCCTCGATGAGCCTACCAACCATCTGGACGTTGATGCGCGCGAGGCTCTGGTGCAGGCGCTCAATGCGTATACCGGCGCGGTGGTGCTGGTCAGCCATGACCGGCATATGCTGGAGCTTACCGCGGACCGGCTGGTGCTGGTCGACGACGGCACGGCGAAGGAGTTCGACGGCAGCCTCGACGACTATATCGCGTTCGTCCTGAAGGGCGACGGCGGCAAGGGCGACGCGGCGTCGAAGGCCGACAAGAAGGCGGGCAAGAAGGCCGCGGCGGATGCGAAGAGCAACGATGCGGCGTTGCGGAAGGCTCTGCGCGAGATCGAGGAGCAGACCGCGAAGTTCACCAAGGAGCGGAATGCTCTGGATCGTGCGATGGTCGACCCGGCGAGTGCTGAGCCGCGGTTCTCGCGGATGTCCATGGGGGACCTGAGCAAGCGTCGTGCCGAGGTGCATGCAAAGCTGGAGGCTAGCGAGGCTAAGTGGCTGGAAGCTAGCGAGGCGCTGGAGGGGGTGGCGGCTTAA
- a CDS encoding L,D-transpeptidase family protein, which translates to MGVSRAGTREQANDWALVIGGLALSGSPVKLRAVDAPARTAQVVAEVPPRPVAVAAQEPVDAYVVKRVLDVPEPLRNGAYYWDTEGVPEGPIVITVDLVAQTLSIFRAGYEIGTAAVIYGADEKPTPLGVFTVTQKDAHHVSNLYGAPMPYMLRLTNDGVSIHGSALMDGKYATHGCVGVPTAFAKLIFGRVGVGDRVIVTSGEMLERGGRITAA; encoded by the coding sequence GTGGGCGTGTCCCGTGCGGGGACGCGGGAGCAGGCGAACGATTGGGCGTTGGTGATCGGCGGGCTGGCGCTTTCCGGGTCGCCGGTGAAGTTGCGGGCGGTCGACGCGCCTGCGCGGACGGCCCAGGTCGTTGCGGAGGTTCCGCCGAGGCCGGTTGCCGTCGCTGCCCAGGAACCGGTCGATGCGTATGTCGTGAAGCGGGTGCTGGATGTGCCCGAACCGCTGCGCAACGGGGCGTATTACTGGGATACGGAGGGCGTGCCCGAGGGGCCGATCGTGATCACCGTCGATCTGGTCGCGCAGACCTTGTCGATCTTTCGCGCAGGGTACGAGATCGGGACGGCTGCGGTGATCTATGGCGCGGACGAGAAGCCGACTCCGCTGGGGGTGTTCACGGTTACGCAGAAGGACGCGCATCATGTGTCGAACCTCTACGGTGCGCCGATGCCGTATATGCTGCGGCTGACCAATGATGGGGTTTCGATCCATGGCAGTGCGCTGATGGATGGGAAGTACGCTACGCATGGATGCGTGGGGGTGCCTACTGCTTTTGCAAAATTGATCTTTGGGCGGGTTGGGGTTGGAGATCGGGTTATTGTTACGAGTGGGGAGATGTTGGAGCGGGGTGGGCGGATTACTGCTGCGTGA
- a CDS encoding cell wall hydrolase → MATSCVPADRLAAVAQVQPERNFRALERMALHVPDDISAKIAAATPEAAFAAVVPAVAPPFVTSNSVDDASRAAEVQRAVAQVVLNRVRDRAFPNSVCGVVYQGAERRTGCQFSYTCDGSMNRARELGAWDRARGCGGGAWWERLCAGRGGEFVSYDEHFAVVGVESGADH, encoded by the coding sequence ATGGCGACGTCGTGCGTGCCGGCGGATCGCCTCGCTGCGGTCGCGCAGGTTCAGCCCGAGCGTAATTTTCGCGCGCTGGAGCGGATGGCGCTGCATGTGCCGGATGACATCTCGGCGAAGATCGCAGCGGCCACGCCTGAGGCGGCCTTTGCGGCGGTTGTGCCTGCGGTTGCGCCCCCCTTTGTAACTTCGAACTCCGTTGACGACGCGAGTCGTGCGGCGGAGGTGCAGCGGGCGGTGGCGCAGGTGGTGTTGAACCGGGTGCGCGACCGGGCTTTTCCGAACAGCGTGTGCGGGGTCGTGTATCAGGGGGCCGAGCGGCGGACCGGGTGTCAGTTCAGCTATACGTGCGATGGTTCGATGAACCGTGCGCGGGAGTTGGGGGCTTGGGATCGCGCGCGCGGTTGCGGCGGCGGCGCTTGGTGGGAGCGTCTTTGCGCCGGTCGGGGCGGCGAGTTCGTTTCATACGACGAGCATTTTGCCGTGGTGGGCGTCGAGTCTGGCGCGGATCACTAA
- a CDS encoding LytR/AlgR family response regulator transcription factor yields MTIRTILVDDEPLAIQGLELRLQAHEDVEIIEKCSNGREAIRAIKTHKPDLVFLDIQMPGFDGFSVVQGLMEVEPPLFVFVTAYSDHALRAFEAQAVDYLMKPVEESRLADTIERVRQRLSEKRGVEEVDRLREVLADVAPDAAADMPDGDAVSANRFEKLINIKDRGQIFRVDVDTIERIDAAGDYMCIYTGDNTLILRETMKDLEKRLDPRRFQRVHRSTIVNLDLVKQVKPHTNGECFLVLNSGASVKVSRSYRDVVARFVH; encoded by the coding sequence ATGACCATCCGTACCATTCTCGTCGACGACGAGCCGCTGGCGATCCAGGGGCTGGAACTCCGACTCCAGGCCCATGAAGACGTCGAGATCATCGAAAAATGCTCGAACGGCCGCGAGGCCATCCGCGCGATCAAGACGCACAAGCCCGACTTGGTCTTCCTCGATATCCAGATGCCGGGGTTCGACGGGTTCTCCGTCGTGCAGGGCCTGATGGAGGTCGAGCCGCCTTTGTTCGTGTTCGTGACCGCGTATTCGGACCATGCCTTGCGCGCGTTCGAGGCTCAGGCGGTGGATTATCTGATGAAGCCGGTCGAGGAATCTCGGCTGGCCGATACGATCGAGCGGGTTCGCCAGCGGCTGAGCGAGAAGCGCGGCGTCGAGGAGGTCGATCGATTGCGCGAAGTGCTCGCCGATGTGGCGCCGGATGCGGCAGCAGACATGCCGGACGGGGATGCGGTGTCGGCGAACCGGTTCGAGAAGCTCATCAACATCAAGGATCGCGGGCAGATCTTCCGCGTGGATGTGGATACGATCGAGCGGATCGATGCAGCTGGCGATTACATGTGTATCTATACTGGCGATAATACGCTGATTTTGCGCGAGACTATGAAGGATCTGGAGAAGCGGCTCGATCCGCGGCGTTTCCAGCGGGTGCATCGGTCTACGATCGTGAATTTGGATCTGGTTAAGCAGGTTAAGCCGCATACTAACGGGGAATGCTTCCTGGTGTTGAATTCGGGGGCTAGCGTGAAGGTTTCTCGGTCGTATCGTGATGTGGTGGCGCGGTTCGTTCATTGA
- a CDS encoding TonB-dependent receptor, translated as MRTMLACGVAFAALMIPAAAFAQSTGSQSFDESSEIVVSGRKEKAVGGVEIPDSPKAKVLITSELIQRQRVGQSINEVLNLVPGVSFTNNDPWGSSGGSFTIRGFNSDRISQTFDGVPLNDSGNYAVYTNQQLDSELIENVNVNLGSTDVDSPTASAVGGTVNINSLRPSDTMGGLVTGSYGNIIAPGSGDRPYTRVFGMIQTGDFTGHGTKAWFAASNLHNEPAFANYGGVQKSQFNAKLWQDIGSNGDFVSIAGHYNVNRNNFGGSPLTAAGFVDANGNINVDKSRRFYNIGYGTGAAAATGGAPCNTAAARPGLADLPNACGTSFERRYNPSNTGNARFNSRFTLAEGLIFSADAAYQTSKANGGGVTTSVNGTTGAITGNAREGAYVLNGQSLYGFYGGGYYFGRDLNGDGDILDRVTLLNPSQTKTNRYTAVANLSYELNDQNRVRLSYTFDRANHRQTGELDFIDAGGEPFDVFPVNEPIFDVNGNVVQKRDRKSFATLNQVSGEYRGQFLEEKLTVLLGVRAPFFKRELNQNCFTTGSNGNVDCPSSGALAAYQAANPYLVNATTGVITGAAAPQQRNYKYDKLLPNIGATFHLTPTTSVAANYAKNISVPSTDTLYNAVYVPLSSDASQPAAETSDSYDLSLRYQRSIVQAGITGWYSKYVNRIVSAFNDDCQCSVDTNLGAVKKYGIDGSVSVRPIPQVLAYVFGSYIHSEIEDNVAGVGGTLVATAGKRERNTPKFMYGGRLQGSLGNLDVGGQVKYTGSRFLNDINTQKFGGYTVVDLDVRYSLASFGMPKTAIQLNLTNLFDKFYIGSFSGGLTTANSTNVNFGSPRAISGSLIVGF; from the coding sequence ATGCGTACCATGCTTGCTTGCGGCGTTGCATTCGCCGCGCTCATGATTCCAGCCGCGGCCTTCGCACAGTCGACCGGTTCACAGTCGTTTGACGAGTCGTCCGAGATCGTCGTCAGCGGTCGCAAGGAAAAGGCCGTAGGCGGCGTCGAGATTCCCGACTCGCCCAAGGCGAAGGTCCTGATCACCAGCGAGCTGATCCAGCGCCAGCGTGTTGGCCAGTCGATCAACGAAGTCCTCAACCTCGTCCCCGGTGTCAGCTTCACCAACAACGATCCCTGGGGTTCGTCGGGCGGCTCGTTTACGATCCGCGGCTTTAACTCGGACCGCATCTCGCAGACGTTCGACGGCGTGCCGCTCAACGATTCTGGCAACTATGCAGTCTATACGAACCAGCAACTCGACAGTGAGCTGATCGAGAACGTCAACGTCAACCTCGGTTCGACCGACGTCGACAGCCCGACTGCTTCGGCTGTCGGCGGCACCGTCAATATCAACTCGCTCAGGCCGAGCGACACGATGGGCGGACTGGTAACCGGATCGTACGGCAACATCATTGCACCCGGTTCGGGCGACCGTCCCTACACGCGCGTCTTTGGCATGATCCAGACCGGCGACTTTACCGGCCACGGCACGAAGGCTTGGTTTGCTGCATCCAACCTGCACAACGAGCCGGCGTTCGCAAACTATGGCGGAGTCCAAAAGTCGCAGTTCAATGCCAAACTCTGGCAGGACATCGGCAGCAACGGCGACTTCGTCTCGATTGCCGGTCACTACAACGTCAACCGTAACAACTTCGGCGGCTCGCCGCTGACGGCAGCTGGTTTCGTCGACGCGAACGGTAACATCAACGTCGACAAGAGCCGTCGTTTTTACAACATCGGTTATGGCACCGGTGCGGCAGCGGCCACCGGTGGCGCCCCCTGCAACACGGCAGCAGCGCGCCCCGGACTGGCCGATCTGCCGAACGCATGCGGCACTTCATTCGAGCGTCGCTACAACCCATCGAACACGGGCAACGCACGGTTCAACTCGCGCTTCACGCTCGCCGAAGGCCTGATCTTCTCAGCCGATGCTGCCTACCAGACGAGTAAAGCGAATGGCGGCGGCGTGACGACGAGCGTCAATGGGACGACGGGCGCCATTACCGGCAACGCTCGTGAGGGCGCATATGTACTGAATGGCCAATCGCTCTACGGTTTCTACGGCGGCGGCTATTATTTCGGTCGCGACCTGAATGGCGATGGCGACATCCTCGATCGCGTCACTCTGCTCAACCCTAGCCAGACGAAGACGAACCGCTACACCGCGGTCGCCAACCTGAGCTACGAACTGAACGACCAGAACCGTGTCCGCCTGTCGTACACGTTCGATCGTGCCAACCATCGTCAGACGGGCGAACTGGACTTCATCGATGCCGGTGGCGAGCCGTTCGATGTGTTCCCGGTCAACGAGCCGATCTTCGACGTGAACGGAAACGTGGTGCAAAAGCGCGACCGCAAGTCCTTCGCGACGCTGAACCAGGTTTCCGGCGAGTATCGCGGCCAGTTCCTCGAAGAGAAGCTGACTGTGCTGCTGGGTGTCCGAGCGCCGTTCTTCAAGCGCGAACTGAACCAGAACTGCTTCACCACGGGATCGAACGGCAACGTTGACTGCCCGTCGAGTGGGGCTTTGGCAGCGTATCAGGCGGCAAACCCGTATCTGGTCAATGCTACGACTGGTGTCATCACCGGCGCCGCTGCACCGCAGCAGCGCAACTACAAGTACGACAAGCTGCTGCCGAACATCGGTGCGACCTTCCACCTGACGCCGACGACGAGCGTTGCCGCCAATTATGCTAAGAACATCTCGGTTCCGAGCACCGATACACTGTACAATGCAGTGTATGTGCCCCTGAGCAGTGATGCATCGCAGCCGGCGGCGGAAACGTCGGACAGCTACGACCTGAGTCTGCGTTACCAGCGCAGCATCGTCCAGGCTGGCATCACCGGGTGGTATTCGAAGTACGTCAACCGCATCGTGTCGGCCTTCAACGACGACTGCCAGTGCAGCGTCGATACGAACCTGGGCGCCGTCAAGAAGTACGGCATCGACGGCAGCGTATCTGTCCGTCCGATCCCGCAAGTCTTGGCTTATGTCTTTGGTTCGTACATTCACTCGGAAATCGAGGATAACGTTGCCGGGGTCGGCGGAACGCTGGTCGCTACAGCCGGCAAGCGCGAACGCAATACGCCGAAGTTCATGTACGGTGGCCGCTTGCAGGGTTCGCTCGGTAACCTCGATGTCGGCGGTCAGGTCAAGTACACCGGTTCGCGCTTCTTGAACGACATCAATACACAGAAGTTCGGCGGCTACACGGTCGTCGATCTTGACGTGCGCTATTCGCTGGCATCGTTCGGCATGCCGAAGACGGCGATCCAGCTGAACCTGACGAACCTGTTCGACAAGTTCTACATCGGATCGTTCAGTGGCGGCCTCACCACGGCGAACTCTACCAACGTGAACTTCGGTTCGCCGCGTGCGATCAGCGGCTCGCTCATCGTCGGCTTCTAA